GCCCTCTTGTGAGACCCGAAAGTGCAGCCTCCATTTCCTGTCCAAACCTTCAAAAGCGCACCCAAGAAGAGGCTCAGGCATATAAATATGTTGCAAAAGTGCATGCTATGGGACCCTTTCCCTGAACCCCACTGAAAATAATTGCACAATTTATTTGAtacataaataaatcaagaaagcCCACATAATTTTCTTGCgccttttcttgattttatttgCACATTTCATAAGAGAAAAATCCGAACACATTCTAGATTTGAACTCTATGAGTTCAGGTAAAAATTTATCCAGCGCCGTTGGCGCAAAATCAGTGAGAGCTTGTGATAATTGTATCAAGAAGAGGGCTCGATGGTATTGCGCAGCTGATGATGCATTCTTGTGCCAATCTTGCGATTCTTCTGTTCATTCGGCGAACACCTTAGCCCGAAGGCACGAGAGGGTTTGCCTCAAAATCGTATCACTAAAATCTTTCGATGCAAAGCTTCGAACTTCTTTGCCATCTTGGCATCAAGGCTTCACTCGTAAAGCTCGAACACCGAGGCACAAAAAACAGTCGAAGTTCAATTTTTCGGATGAATGCATCGCCAGAATCCAAAACCCGCTTCATCTGGTACCTGAAATCTACGGTGAAGATAACTCGAATGAAGAAAACGAAGAGCAGCTTCTGTATAGGGTTCCGACTTTCGATCCCTTCGTTGCAGAATTATGCAATTCCGATGATGCTGTGAATAATATCCGTACAGAAAGTATCACGCAGGTCTTTGGGAATGATCAGTCCCAAGCTTTATCCAATGGTCTGAGCCCAGAAACGAAAAGATTACACGGGTTTCTTCCATCTGAAACGGATCTTGCTGAGTTTTCCGCGGATGTTGAGAGTTTATTGGGTAAAGGTCTGGAAGATGAACTGTTTGATATGGAGGGACTAGGGCTAATGGATTGTGATGATCAAAAGGAGAAAATAAATCGTGATTCGTTGGAGATTGAAAGAGTTAAAGTTGAGGAAGAATATATTACAGGTGAGGATTGTAATCATGATCAAGTTGGTGTAGAAATTGATTTAAGTAGAGAAACATTTGAGTTGAATTTCGATTATGATTCTCCAATCACATGTGAAGAAGAGGAAAATAAAGCAACACAAAGTGGAGAGCAGAAGTTCATGAACAGTTTGGAGGGGAGTAAAGTTGGTGATGATTTCAAGAAGGTGAATTTCTTAAGGCTTGATTATGAAGGTGTGATGACGACGTGGGACAGTGAAAAGTCACCGTGGACTACCGGAGAAAGGCCGGAAATAGATTTCGGTGACTGTTGGCCTAATTGCATGGTATGGCATTGCATGCTAATTTTATTACCAATTTCCCTTGATCATGTCATCTAATATATGTATAATTCACATATCTCGTAgagcaaaaaattttaaacctaTATGGAGATATTTACAACAAGCTCTCTCGATGAccattttgtttcaaaattgcTTCACACCTAGCTACTTCATTCACTAAAAACAATCGTTGGATCAAATCTATTTGTGGACAATAATGTTAACTTTAATTGGAGGCGGATTCCGAAACAAGCATATATAATACAAAAGACTAATACACAACACGGTATTTTCATAGCTTTTAACTCACTAATTGACATTTTTGGTATATGTTGCAGGGAACATGCGGAGCAATCCATGCATATGGAGAAATGGGAATGACGAGTGGGCACGGAGCAGCGATTTTGGATGGAGGGAGACAAGCCAGGGTGTCCAGGTACAGAGAGAAGCGGCGTACGAGGTTGTTTTCCAAGAAGATAAGGTACGAGGTACGGAAGCTGAACGCTGAGAAGAGGCCCCGGATAAAAGGCAGGTTCGTAAGGAGAGCGAATTTCGTGAATCCTGCACCAGTACCACACCTTTAATTCCCTTCTCTAAGTAATCAAACAGCTGGAATCATAACCAAATTATATGATCAAAATGCCTgtatatataattcattatatatttcattacCTGTTAGTCTATCTTAGTACCTACAATTGCTTGTAATGCTGCTTGGACAGAGGTTTGCCCGCTTCACTTCTCCAAGAATCTGTGTAAACTTGTATGTATCTAACAATTTTGCGCATGTTTCATTAGTTTCAATGTGAAGAAACCCCAATAAGAGTACGAATTTGCATTTTATGAGGTTAATTGTGATTTACCTTTTAAGTTGTATGTTTAATATTTCTAGTATATAGTTTGGTACAATCCATGCATTCTTTagattttttgtaattttaggaATGTTGATGTATGTAAAGGGGTGTtcgtttaaaaagaaaaatcgatCGAATCGGAAATTTCGATTTATTTGGTATGGGTCTTAAATTTAGGTAATTTGCTAAAAACAAAATTCAGCTAACAAGTTTAAAATATGTATTGAACTTAGTGAACAAATGTAACTGATTGGCCGGGTAAAACAACTAGCATttggcaaaaaaataaaaaccaaaggCAAAGAACACAAATTTGTTCACTGAACTTCGAAAACTAAGTTCTATGTCTCCCTTTCTTTCTTCTTTGGTAGGAATAATTTCATTAGAAGACTTGGATGGATACAACAATTGTACAAACTCACTTCAACTATGTCAAAACCTTATTCACCGAAACTCCAAGTAAACTCAAATTTTTACAACCAATTTGTCCAAAAACAGGCTTTTGAAAGTTTATAAATTAACTCACTACTAAAATCGGTTTGCTTTAAAAAGATAAAGAGTGAGTAAGATACAATGCACAAATAAAATCCTTAATAATCagataaaaattatatagtGTACGTGTGCAAGCATCTTGAGATGAATCTTTTGAAGACATTTTTGTTGAAAGCTTCAATAATCTTGAATGATCGAAGTATTGGTAGTCCAAAATGTCATCTGTCTTGACCTCTTCATAGATGTCAATCCCAACAAAAATTTCCTTGAATGACACACAATTATACTAGATATATAGCTGATATTTAGCAGAGAACTAACTGGATTTGACAATAAACGACTTTTAAAGTCTGTTAAATGAGAGAATTATATTTGAATCGTTTGTCTTTTCTGATAAACAATATAGATTCTAACTCTAAGATATCTGGATGGAATCCATTGCAGCTTGTTGGCGCAATCAGACAATACAAGATCAGTCAAGTTCGACGTAATCAAACCAAACGATgccaaaattgaaaaaaaaaaaaatgaaattcggTTCGTGAAACCAAACTACGACCAATTTTAGGACGAAAATCGAAAATATAACAAGACCAAATCTGCAATTTTCATAGACATGTGGCATCTACATAGACCATTTCTctccatttttaatttaatataagaatGCTCTGGTGTCAACTAAGTAACTCTGattaaaaaagattaaaaaaaaatccaatttaGCGCATCAAGACCAAACTTTAGTAATAACAGGATGAAAAGTCAAAACGACAAACTTAtggaaataatttttcaatttttccaATAGAAAATTACGAACGATGATCAAAACAACACTACCATAACTCAGCAAAGACCTGCATGAATCAGTAATACAAGGAAGTAATTTgtcaaaatatatcaaattaaaggTCGAAGCattgaaaatattattgagCAGCTCAGTTTGTTTTCAGCAAAACTCAAGTTCAAATTTATCATAACAAACCACTATCTACAAAAGCGTTGGCATGTTCAGCGACCAACAATCATGTGCCAAAAATGACTAAAACATAACTACTTACAAGacctaatttataattttaacagACACAAGACATCCACATAAACCATTTATCTCCATTTTTAATGCCATATAACTGGGCGTAgccaagattttaaaataaggTAGGCTGGACAttgaaaatgtaaatattatttaatgtattttttaatttttattgttatattttgtataatataaactagataaattttaaaaatcatcttAAGAATTTAATATATCACGATACATGATAAATATGAGTTATAATAacgaacttttaaaataaactcaTAGTTAAGTaagtaaaaaaattgaatatacaTATGACattattcattcaaataattgaCTTATACAATTTTGTACTCTAATAATTATCacttaatttgattattatttaatatttatatatttttagtttgttcaatatatttatgtaaatacatatttataatcataacaacacaaatatatatataaaatgtagAATTAGAATgagtaaatatataaactaaGATAACCACATAGATATAGAATAAGCTCAAATGATAGATTATTTAAAACTCATATAAATCcatgtataaaaattttgatcagtaactaaaatttctaaaatacttaattatatatatacattaatcTCGAGACTAAGGTGGCCCAGTGAATCTACCCTGATATAAGAATGCTCGGGTGCCAACTAAGTAGTACCAAGTAGCATCggccaaaaaagaaaaaaaatctaatttagCGCATGAAGAccaaacattatttaattacagGACGAAAAGTCAAAGCAGACCAACTTATGGAACTGGTTTTGCAATTTTTCCAATAGAAAAGCATGAACAATGATCAAGACAGCACAACCATACCTCAACAAAGAAAACACATCAATATATTAtacatctaaaaaaaatttattttcagttttaaatttgatttattgatattTCACAAATGTATAatataaactttgaaatttaagacatataaataaatttatctagttctatgaaaatatttttgcttATCTATTTAATAATtagtataattatatttaagtttcatttcttCGTTGCTTAGTAGTAATTCGTAAATCGCTTATCTTGAAATTTTGACTAATTAATCATTAcgtttaatatttatatgtaataatatctatgtttaaatattttatttatgtactaatttaaattttattcatataattgATACGtggattgatatttgtttaGATAATTTAACAAAGAAAATCCAATGATAGGAAAATGGCTTGAAATTTCTAATAATTTGTACAGTTTCAAGTAGGTGGAAGAGACTAAACTAAGAGTGGGGCTGCAATTAAATTCGAAACTTGGCATTTTGCTATCAGTGAGCATGGTTGACGAGTTGATGCAGAATATGTAATGGTCCCTTTTGTTAAATTTCTAACCCCATTTCTTGATTGAAACACATGCCCCCATCGAACCCGACCCTACGTTCTACAACATATCAGCGACCCTTTTTACAGTCGAAAACGACTCGGCTGAGCACCGGTATCTGAACTAGTAATCTGGCAACTTGAATTATGGAGGTTGGAAAGACAAAATTTTGATTGCCAAAAAAAAATACAGTGTAATCGAGGAATTATTTGATTAAGAATAAtttttactttcttaaaatttaaaaaaaaattagcatttttttatttaaaaagtttttttagtattttctttattttttttttaaatttaaacgaGGCGGCCTGTCTAACCTACTGTTCAAGGCGGGTTGGGTTAGGTTTGCAATTTAGTGGCAGGCCCGCCAAAATGGCGCCGTGCCTTGCCTTGCCTTGTCTCTCCAGTCTGTTTTGACATCCCGAGCATCCGTTAATAGACCCGTCCTTGACGATTAGGGAAAATtgtaatttggattttttatttttttgcagttttagttatttatattatcaaattaaatttcagttttaatatgtttttttttatttttcctcttATTAAACAGGattaaaaatgtatttaaaaaaaatgacaaatataAAACTAATAATACCTTATTCTGACAAATAGAGGACAAAATTGCAAATGTATATGATGACCAATATATCTTTCGAAAACTTTAATGGTCTTCGGTGATGATCAGTGTACTCGATCTAATGTAGAGAGAAATTGATAataagttttattattattattatcacatAAATATTGGGAGTCCCTTTCTCCatcagattttaaaaaaaatatgttgctcatttatcaatttttgaatttcatatatgcaagtaaatacaaaaaaattaaaagcaaGTTGTTCGTTTGGATTCCAAGAATTGTAATCACTTGCATTCATTTATGTCAGGTTTCTATCAATTATTATTCAGAGTGGTTTATTTTTCGTTTTCTATATccgattaaaaattattatataaatatatgtgattGTCATATTTTAtagaaatagaagaaaaaaacGGTGATGTTCAGCCATACATCTCTCAAGTTGGAGACGATTGAAAGCCAAAAATTAGAATGAAATTCGAATAATTAGAGGATGCATTTTTATTCTATAATTAATATGTACGAGAATCTGGTTTTAACGCGAGACTGAGCAATAAtaagaaaagtaagaaaaaaaatgaagttaTTTGGAAGAAATTTGTATGCTTTAAAGGACTTACAAATGAAATCCGATGGAGTAAAAAGACAAACAATTATCAACCAAGAAAGGAAATAACTCATGTAGACGTTAGAAATGGATGTAAGTCTAAGATTTTAATTGTGAAGGAATAAACTAGTCTTGGTTGGGTTGTCAGTACTTTCATTGAAAGCCATAATCATCTACTTTCTACTCCTTTAAATGTGCATTTGTTACGTTCACATCATAGTGATTCTGCGTCAATGAAAGCACCGGGTCAACAGTTTGCAGAAGCTAATGTGCCAACTTGTCAACAAATGCGATTATTTGAGATAGAATATAAAGGGCCAGAAAATGTAGGTTGCACAGAAAGAGATTTGAAAAAATATGAGAGAACTCTAAGGAATGAGCATAAGGGTATCAATGCTGAAACATAGATTGATTTCTTTCAATATGAGAAATACAAAAGTTCGACtttcttttttattatgaaaCTGATGCAGACAACAGATTTACCAGGTGTTTTTGGGCGGATCCTCTGTGAAGGAGGCCATACGTTGCCTTTGGTGATGTAGTGGTGTTTGATACAATGTACAACACTAACAAATATGAGATGATTTTCGAAGCTTTTGTAGAAGTTAATCATCATTATCTGACCATTGTTTTTTGTCTTGGATTTCTGAGtgacaaaaaaaattgactCTTTTGTTTGGTTGCATAATAAATTCCTAGAAGCCATGCTTAAAGATGCACAAAACTTGATCATTACTGATCAGGATCCTACCATGACAAAGCCTTAGAACAAGTTTTTCCCCAAACAATGCATCGATATTGTCTATGGCACATATTAAACAAATTTTCAGATAAataaaacttttttattttccgTAACCACTATTAAAGCATAAGGAATACCATTGTATATTCGACAACAAGTCTTGAATTTGAGAAGTCATGGGAAGTGGTTACAAATTGTGCTAACTTAGTCCAAAATAATTTGTTGAATTTGATGTATGAGTTGCGACATAGGTGGGTAACACCTTATTttagacttttttttttgtaagaatATTAAGTagtcaaaaatttgaaatttcacaTGCCTTTTTCAAGAGGTACATCTCTAGCAAGAATTCATTGATGTATATTATCATCTGTTTCAATAAGGCACTCCGGCACCAAATACGCAATGAGTTAGTCGCAGATCATATTGATATGCATGAGCATCCCAAGataatcactacaagaaatttaacATACAACCACACTCaaaaaacaacggttttatcagaaaccgttgtcttttttccttttaacaacggttttcgttaaaaccgttgtctttttgaatttttctttgtcaaaagacaacggtttttaaaaaaccgtagTCTttatgggtcaacgacaacggtttgttaaaaccgttgtctatgggcgtgttttttggttgctaaagacaacggtttttgttaaaaccttTGTCGTATATgggttacgacaacggttttaaaccgttgtctattagcgtgttttttaggACATACGACAATGGTGTTAGAAAAATGTTGTCGATtggcgtgttttttggacaaacgacaACGTTTCATTAAAACCGTTGcttaatttagcgacggttttaattaatccgtcgctacattttgcgacggttttcacgctaattttaaattagcgacggttttactttaaaccgtcgctaactttagcgacAATTTATAGTCCgttgctatatttagcgacggttttatttaaACCAGTCGCGTATATAAcaatagcgacgattttaacaaacccgtcgctaaatatagagaCGGATTACCagcaccgtcgctaaatttagcgaccttTTTTAAATACAACCGTTGCTATTTtacatttgcgacggtttactgacaaaaccgtcgctacaagcGACAGTTTAAccaaacaaccgtcgctaaaatgtctataaatatcagtgttttcgttccattttcattcacaccacttcacaacacttaaaatttttctctcttacacaatattttaatttcgatttaggatattttttttgttttattttttgataaatttttaaatgttaattaattTCCTGAATAATGTTAGGATTAttgttgaatttattattattgtcattttttttagatttgttaaattattaaaataattttttttatttactgaAAACATTAGCTACGGAAATGatgaattaaccgtcgctaattagcgacggactttatgaatatactgtcgctaattttagcgacgatgtTGAATATACCGTCGTTGATTTTAGCGACAGtattataaccgtcgctaaatagcgacggttttggaataccgtcgcaaatt
The DNA window shown above is from Primulina huaijiensis isolate GDHJ02 chromosome 12, ASM1229523v2, whole genome shotgun sequence and carries:
- the LOC140990601 gene encoding zinc finger protein CONSTANS-LIKE 16-like, which codes for MSSGKNLSSAVGAKSVRACDNCIKKRARWYCAADDAFLCQSCDSSVHSANTLARRHERVCLKIVSLKSFDAKLRTSLPSWHQGFTRKARTPRHKKQSKFNFSDECIARIQNPLHLVPEIYGEDNSNEENEEQLLYRVPTFDPFVAELCNSDDAVNNIRTESITQVFGNDQSQALSNGLSPETKRLHGFLPSETDLAEFSADVESLLGKGLEDELFDMEGLGLMDCDDQKEKINRDSLEIERVKVEEEYITGEDCNHDQVGVEIDLSRETFELNFDYDSPITCEEEENKATQSGEQKFMNSLEGSKVGDDFKKVNFLRLDYEGVMTTWDSEKSPWTTGERPEIDFGDCWPNCMGTCGAIHAYGEMGMTSGHGAAILDGGRQARVSRYREKRRTRLFSKKIRYEVRKLNAEKRPRIKGRFVRRANFVNPAPVPHL